Proteins from one Faecalibacterium sp. I3-3-33 genomic window:
- a CDS encoding PadR family transcriptional regulator produces MENNAQLLKGVLEYCVLKLIAQEPTYGYEIVMHLKQVGFSDLSESTLYPLLLRLEQQGKVTVERRPSPKGPSRKYYVVTEEGRQALLEFRQDWSQLCQLVKKIFKEEPDE; encoded by the coding sequence ATGGAAAACAATGCACAACTTTTAAAGGGTGTTCTGGAATATTGTGTCCTGAAATTGATTGCGCAAGAGCCGACCTATGGCTATGAGATCGTGATGCATTTGAAACAGGTCGGATTTTCTGACTTGAGTGAAAGCACACTCTATCCGCTGCTATTGCGCTTGGAGCAGCAGGGAAAGGTTACGGTAGAGCGCAGACCTTCCCCCAAGGGACCAAGTCGAAAATATTACGTCGTAACGGAAGAAGGACGGCAGGCGCTTCTTGAGTTCCGGCAGGATTGGAGCCAGCTCTGCCAGCTGGTGAAAAAAATTTTTAAGGAGGAGCCAGATGAATAA